TACCAAACATATCTGGTGCTAGTACAATAAATCCTCTAGCTGCCAAACGCTTAATACTTGGCAAAGTCCAACTATCAAGACCTCTACGTCCATGCTGAAATAACACAGGCAAATATTTACCTGGTTTTGTTGGTTTAAATATATAAGCTTCAACCTCAACATCGCCATCCATATAAGTTACGCTCTGCATAGACACTTTATGATTTTGTGGCTCTGGTAATTGACCTTCTTTCCACCAGGCATCGTCCCACCAACGCTTTTCTTTATCTTGCGGATATTGAATATCAATCCAAGGTTTGGAAGGATGCGGCGCAGCGACAACCCAACTGGAAAAGATAACACCTAAGATCGTTAAACTTAATACCACTTTTTTTAAACTATCCATTTTCATTACCCCAATGACGCTGCATCTCATAAAACAAAAAAGAAGCAGTCCAAGTAATCAGTACAAAACCAACTAGAGCTTCCATGCCAACTAATAAACGAATAGAGCCTATAGGCTGAATATCACCAAAGCCAAGCGTGGAGAAATTGGTCAATGAAAAATAGATGCTATCCATAAGTGAACCATCATAATTACCTTGTATTTCACCCCACATCTTATCTTTGCTCATTAAAAAATAAGCCAGTGCAAAGAGCCATATCTCAACCATATGAGCAATTAGCGCAATAAACACCACGAATACAATTCTAAATCGATGTTTAATATGGGCTTTAGGCACCAGCTTAGTGGCACGGTACAAAAATTCATAATGAATTAGGACACTCAGAGTAACGATAATGATGTTAATTAATGTTGCAAGCCACATAGATAAAATCTTTATAATTAAAGTAACTAATTTTACTTAAAAAATTTAGGAAATAATCGAAATGGGCTGTTGCAACAAAAAAATCAATGAAAAGCCTTTATGCTACTGCTTTAATATCAGTGAAAATGCCTATCTAGAGGCACTAAAAGTTGGAAAAGGCAGTGTTTTAAAGGATTTTGTGATATTTCAGACCAAAAACAACTACTGCAACTGTGAAAACCTTAATCCTTCTAAGCAATGCTGCCTAAAAGCCTTTAAACAAATAGAAATTTCGCAAAAAATGAAAACGAACGCTTAAGCGTCCTCTTTCATATAAATTTCACTGTCATTCGCCAAAAACTCAGCCGATTTGAGATCCATTTCCACTTGAATGGCATTAATCTTAGCAATTTCTGCTGCATCCATGGTTTTAATTTCTTGAGTAATTTTCATAGAGCAAAACTTCGGGCCACACATTGAGCAAAAGTGTGACGTCTTAGCTGCTTGCTTAGGCATGGTTTCATCGTGATATTTACGAGCTGTATCTGGGTCTAAACCTAGATTAAACTGATCTTCCCATCTAAATTCAAAACGTGCCTTAGATAAAGCGTTGTCGCGAATTTGAGCACCTGGATGGCCTTTGGCCAAATCAGCAGCGTGTGCTGCAATTTTGTAAGCAATAATGCCTTCTTTTACATCATCTTGATTTGGTAAGCCTAAATGCTCCTTAGGTGTCACGTAACAAAGCATAGCACAGCCATACCAGCCGATTTGTGCAGCACCAATGGCTGAAGTAATATGATCATAACCTGGAGCAATATCCGTCGTTAATGGGCCTAATGTATAAAACGGCGCTTCACCACATTCGTCAAGCTGCTTTTCCATGTTTTCTTTAATCATTTGCATTGGAACGTGTCCAGGGCCCTCGATAAAAGTTTGAACATCATGCTTCCAGGCAACTTTTGTCAACTCGCCTAGGGTTTCAAGCTCACCAAATTGTGCTGCATCATTTGCATCAGCAATACAACCTGGGCGCAGACCATCACCCAATGAAAAAGTAACATCGTACTTTTTCATAATTTTACAAATATCTTCAAAATGAGTATAAATAAAGCTTTCTGTATGATGCGCTAAGCACCATTTGGCCATAATAGAGCCACCACGAGACACAATGCCTGTAATACGATCAATCGTCAAAGGAACATGCTTTAAACGAACACCTGCGTGAATCGTGAAATAATCAACACCCTGCTCAGCTTGCTCAATTAGCGTATCTCTAAATACCTCCCAAGTTAGATCTTCAACCACACCATTAACTTTTTCTAAAGCTTGATAAATAGGCACTGTACCGATTGGAACTGGAGAGTTTCTAATAATCCATTCGCGAGTTTCATGAATATTTTTACCCGTTGAAAGATCCATAATTGTATCTGCCCCCCAACGAATTCCCCAAACCATTTTGTCTACTTCTTCTTCAATGCTTGAGCCCAATGCTGAATTACCAATGTTGCCATTAATTTTCACCATAAAATTACGGCCAATAATCATCGGCTCAGTCTCAGGGTGGTTAATATTTGCAGGAATAACGGCGCGTCCACGTGCCACTTCACTACGAACAAATTCTGCAGTGATCAGCTCAGGAATTTCAGCACCAAAGCTTTCACCTTTCTGCTGACCAATTTGATCTTTATAATCTTGCCATTTACAATTTTCACGAATGGCAATATATTCCATTTCTGGTGTGATAATACCTTGTCTCGCATAATGCATTTGAGTAACGTTCTTTCCGTCTTTCGCGCATTTAGGTGTTTTTAAAAATTCAAATCGTAGTGTATCTAGTTCAGCATTATCTAAACGTTCATTTGAGAAAACTGAACTCATACCTTCAAGCATTTGCACATCTTCTCTTTCATCGATCCAGTTATCACGAATACTATCTAAACCCTTACGTAAATCGATTTTCACATTGCTATCTGTATAAACACCTGAGGTGTCATAGACATGGATAGGATCATTCTTTTCAGCTAACTCGCCAATAGTTTCTGTGAGTGTGATTTCACGCATTGGCACTTGAATATCTTTTCGTGAGCCTTGTACATAAATCTTATTTGAATTAG
This window of the Candidatus Thioglobus sp. genome carries:
- a CDS encoding potassium channel family protein, with product MWLATLINIIIVTLSVLIHYEFLYRATKLVPKAHIKHRFRIVFVVFIALIAHMVEIWLFALAYFLMSKDKMWGEIQGNYDGSLMDSIYFSLTNFSTLGFGDIQPIGSIRLLVGMEALVGFVLITWTASFLFYEMQRHWGNENG
- the thiC gene encoding phosphomethylpyrimidine synthase ThiC, with product MNQSSETLTSMSSVKEAFIKPFPNSNKIYVQGSRKDIQVPMREITLTETIGELAEKNDPIHVYDTSGVYTDSNVKIDLRKGLDSIRDNWIDEREDVQMLEGMSSVFSNERLDNAELDTLRFEFLKTPKCAKDGKNVTQMHYARQGIITPEMEYIAIRENCKWQDYKDQIGQQKGESFGAEIPELITAEFVRSEVARGRAVIPANINHPETEPMIIGRNFMVKINGNIGNSALGSSIEEEVDKMVWGIRWGADTIMDLSTGKNIHETREWIIRNSPVPIGTVPIYQALEKVNGVVEDLTWEVFRDTLIEQAEQGVDYFTIHAGVRLKHVPLTIDRITGIVSRGGSIMAKWCLAHHTESFIYTHFEDICKIMKKYDVTFSLGDGLRPGCIADANDAAQFGELETLGELTKVAWKHDVQTFIEGPGHVPMQMIKENMEKQLDECGEAPFYTLGPLTTDIAPGYDHITSAIGAAQIGWYGCAMLCYVTPKEHLGLPNQDDVKEGIIAYKIAAHAADLAKGHPGAQIRDNALSKARFEFRWEDQFNLGLDPDTARKYHDETMPKQAAKTSHFCSMCGPKFCSMKITQEIKTMDAAEIAKINAIQVEMDLKSAEFLANDSEIYMKEDA